The sequence GTCAGGGCACTAACATGGTTTGGCAACACGCAATGAACCGATGCATCACAAGAACCAACCTGTTTTTAAAATCGCTCTAAAGTGCTCAATTTGTCGTTTGTTATCTCCAATCCGTCAACCGTCTACAACTGCCAAACTCATATAAAGGAGCAGCTATTTAGCCATTGTGTTCAACTGGCGCTCTTCCCACTGCGATCGCACTTGTATTGAACGATACCCGCAACCCACACTCCACCATCGGAACCTTAAAATAGCAAAGCCACATTGGGTACTACTGGTAAACATGGATATGACAATGGCTTCTGAGGCGATGTCCTCCTCAATATCTTCGTCGATGTCCTCATCGATGGCAATGGCTATGAGCTCTGCTATGGACGAAATCAACGCTTCAATGAGTAGTATGATGGCTATGACCATGTCTGGCATGAGCTCCTCGATGGGTGCCATGGGATCTACTGCGACTGCTTCTGCTGCAACTTCCAGTTCCACCTCTGGAATGGCTATGTCTGGAATGGATATGGGTATGGATATGGATATGGAAATGAACTCGTACTTGACAATCAATTACAATAAGTACCCTGTTTTGTTCAAAAACCTGTATGCAGACACGAATGCAAAGGCGTTTGGTATCTTTGTCCTGATCATGGTTGCctgtttcttttataaGTTTCTTCTGTTCACTTCATGGTGTTTGGAAGTGCATTGGTTCAAAACTTGGAATAAGAACGACAAAAAGAACGATGTCAATGCATTGAGGTATCCGCAACAGTCCGCAGCACAGGATGGATACTTATCGGATTCTACCCTGTACACCCCAGATATTCCACGGTTGCCTAACATCTTAGCAGAGATTTTCATGCCAAATGTATTCGAATATGGTCACGACATCCTTAGACTTGTTTTGACTTTCTGTTCCACCTTGCTCATCTATATGCTAATGTTAATTTGTATGACTTTCGTATTAACTTACTTGTTCGGAGTCGTCTTGGGGTTGACTCTAGCAGAGATCTTCTTTAACAGATGTAAACTATGTTTGTTGAAGAGATGGGAAATTAAGAAAGAGATAGACAGGATCAACAAATGTCCAGGCTCAACAAATTGTGAATGTGGAAGGCATAAAAACACAGCCCCTGGAACTAAAGCGTGTAAGGCAAATGCTCCAATCCAACCTTTTGGTAGTAATTCTTCGAACATGTCGAGCCAATTCAGTttagataatgataaagatttaaattttgaaggaAAACAAGACGGATGCTGTTGTACCGTCGAACAGGGCTCACTAAAAGATGAGACTAATGAAGACAGATGTGAATGCGGAGATGCTCGAGATAGTATCAGCAATGAACTAATGGGAAACGTCATTCCACAACAAGACCAGTCTGATATGATGAACTCTACGTTATTGCCTCCTGAAAAAGTTCTAAAATAGCTGAACAATAACTTGTACATAAACAACACTTAGAATAATCCCTATTTTCTTATACATTCATTACACCTTCTCATTTCCAAAGCAAATTAACAATTATGATTTCCAACACTCATGAATCCACTCActatacatacatacatataacAAATAACTTATGATTGAACATATGCTACATTTATTCGCTTATTTAAACATATCCGCCATTCCTTAGATAGTGCAGTCATTATCCAAGGTCACCAACTTTATcgttaatatatatatatatatatatatatcccATGAATTACTGACACTTGGAACCATGACGGCGCCAGTTCACCTGCAAATGCTGTCCACATGATCATCACGTTCCACGAACCGATGTTTTCCTCGTTGAACAACGATATGGTTCCGAAATCGACAAAGtgaaagtgaaaaaaaaataataagaataataataatgatgaagataactagttataatataatgttATTGGATTTGTTGGATTTGTTTATCTTATGAGGATTCATAATATCTGCTATAAAGTTTAAGGTTGattttctatttattttgagTAGAGTAATTGACATTGTGGAAAGTATAAAGTGAGTAAGAGAGCAAGGCAAAAAgtaaaaaagaagatatagAGGACTATTTTAGTTgaactttattttttttgttctgAGATATCCCATAATATAATGTCTAATGAAGATCTCTCTTTGAGAGGACACGAAAACACAGCAGTAACTAAGGACAATGAAGAGTTGATTGCTAgagatgatgaagataatgCCCCaagtgatgaagaagaaggtgACGATGTCTTTGATTCTTCTGAAGATGATGCCGATTTGGATGaggatgaagatgaagcCAGAAAGATCAAAGAAGGGTTTATTGTGGACGAAGGTGAGGAAGACGATGGGGATGACGATGAATTGGGAGCTGCTTCTGGTAAGAAAAGGAGAAAGGGACGTAGGAGAAGAGAAAGAGAGGAGGAAGAGGATAGATTATCTGAAGATGATTTGGATCTGTTGATGGAAAATGCTGGTGTTAAAAGAACAACCGAATCTGCCACTTCTGGAGGtttgaaaagattaaaaaGAGCTGGAGGCAATGAAGAGACTTCTGAACAAGAAGAAGCAAAAGTTTCCAGTGTCACTGCGGAAagtaataaattagaagatttCTTCtctgatgatgaagaagaagaagagttTAATGACTCTACGGCCAGACACcatgaagaagatgaataTGACGACGAATACGGTGCAAGAGAAAGTAATCATCGTCAAAATACTAGTGACATGACTAACAAAGCAGGCATGTTGGATGAATTGGATGATTTCatagaagaagatgagttttctgatgaagatgaagaaaccagaaaacaaagaatagaagaaagaaagttGTTAAGAGAACAAAGAATGAAACAACCAGTACATGTCACAGGTTTATCTTCTGATAAAATTGACGAAATGTATGATATTTTCGGTGATGGTCACGATTATGACTGGGCTTTGGagattgaaaatgaagaattagaaggTAATTTAGACACTGAAGCTGTCATTGAAGGTAACGAAGACGGTGAAAGCGGAATAGGTCCATCCAAGAAAAAAGTTTCTCTTCAAGATATTTACGACTTACAAGATcttaagaaaaatttactTACTGAAGAGGATATGAAAATTAGACACACTGATATCCCTGAAAGATTCCAAGAATTAAGAGCTGGTCTAGTAGAATACGGCAATCTATCAGCAGAAGATAAAGAATTGGAAAAGAACTGGATTAGTGATAAAATCGCCATCGAGAAAAATTTCCCTGCTACTTACGATCTAACTGAATTTAAGGATGCTATCGGTAACGCTATTAGATTTATCTCTGAAGATAATTTAGAAGTCCCATTCATCTTTGCTTATCGTCgtaataatatatcttctACTGATAGAAACGGTTTCGTATTAACAGAAGATGATTTATGGGAAATTGTGGACCTTAATATCGAATTCAATAGTATTATTCACAAAAGAGACTATGTCaagaaattttatgaaGAACTGCAAATACAGGACTCCGTTGTcgatgaatatttttcaaatcaaaGCACTGCATCGACTGCAGAACTAAATTCTTTACAAGacatttataattatcTGGAGTACAAATATGCAAAAGAGATTAATGACCTATTAACAAAGAATACTCAAAAGTCTGGTAAGAaacatttaaagaattcTAACTATGAGAAATTTAAAGCAAGTCCACTTTATGCAATTACAAAAGATATTGGTATTACAGCAGAACAAATTGGTGAAAATATCAGTTCCCAACatcaaattaatattcCAAAAGATCATGAGACCTTAAAACCAATGGAAGTCATtgacaatattattactgaGCATAGTTCTGATCTACAAGTCTTTGTAACCAACAGTAAATTATCAGTCGACACAGTTCAAAAGTACACCTCTATGGAAATTTCAAGAAACCCTAAGATAAGAGAGAAGGTTAGAAACGATTtttacaaatattatttagtaGATGTTGTTTTGACTTTTAAAGGTAGAAGAGAAATTCAAAGGGGCTCCATATATGAGGATATTAAATATGCTATAAATAGAACTCCAGTGCATTTTAGAAAAGATCCAGATCTATTTTTACGTATGCTAGAGGCTGaatctttgaatttattaactgTCAAATTACATATGTCTTCTCATGTACAATATGCTGATCATCTATTTCAAATTGCATTAGATACTAATAATACTTCTGAGCTAGGTATTGAATGGAATAATTTCCGTAAAACTGCATTTAATCAAGCATTAGACACTATTTTTGCAGATATATCAGCAGAAATCAAGGATGACTTGTCAAAGAGTTGTAAGAAGTTAGTTGCAAGATCTGTCCGTCATAAATTCATGAGTAAGCTTGATCAAGCTCCATTTGTACCTAATATGGAAAATGCAAAGATACCAAGAATTTTGACTATTACATGTGGTGAAGGTAGATTCGGTTCAGATGCTATCATTGCCACATATATTAACCGAAAAGGTGAATTTGTTAgagattttaaaatcactGATAATCCATTTGATAGATCTAATCctcaaaaatttgaa comes from Tetrapisispora phaffii CBS 4417 chromosome 4, complete genome and encodes:
- the SPT6 gene encoding chromatin-remodeling histone chaperone SPT6 (similar to Saccharomyces cerevisiae SPT6 (YGR116W); ancestral locus Anc_3.460), giving the protein MSNEDLSLRGHENTAVTKDNEELIARDDEDNAPSDEEEGDDVFDSSEDDADLDEDEDEARKIKEGFIVDEGEEDDGDDDELGAASGKKRRKGRRRREREEEEDRLSEDDLDLLMENAGVKRTTESATSGGLKRLKRAGGNEETSEQEEAKVSSVTAESNKLEDFFSDDEEEEEFNDSTARHHEEDEYDDEYGARESNHRQNTSDMTNKAGMLDELDDFIEEDEFSDEDEETRKQRIEERKLLREQRMKQPVHVTGLSSDKIDEMYDIFGDGHDYDWALEIENEELEGNLDTEAVIEGNEDGESGIGPSKKKVSLQDIYDLQDLKKNLLTEEDMKIRHTDIPERFQELRAGLVEYGNLSAEDKELEKNWISDKIAIEKNFPATYDLTEFKDAIGNAIRFISEDNLEVPFIFAYRRNNISSTDRNGFVLTEDDLWEIVDLNIEFNSIIHKRDYVKKFYEELQIQDSVVDEYFSNQSTASTAELNSLQDIYNYLEYKYAKEINDLLTKNTQKSGKKHLKNSNYEKFKASPLYAITKDIGITAEQIGENISSQHQINIPKDHETLKPMEVIDNIITEHSSDLQVFVTNSKLSVDTVQKYTSMEISRNPKIREKVRNDFYKYYLVDVVLTFKGRREIQRGSIYEDIKYAINRTPVHFRKDPDLFLRMLEAESLNLLTVKLHMSSHVQYADHLFQIALDTNNTSELGIEWNNFRKTAFNQALDTIFADISAEIKDDLSKSCKKLVARSVRHKFMSKLDQAPFVPNMENAKIPRILTITCGEGRFGSDAIIATYINRKGEFVRDFKITDNPFDRSNPQKFENTFADIINNCQINAIGINGPNSKTQKFFKKLQDVIRQKKLLDNNDKEIPIIYVEDEVAVRYQSSERAAQEFANKPPLVKYCVALARYMHSPLLEYANLSMEELTSLSIHPNQSLLPRGLFVKAIETAFVDIVNLVGVEINKTTDNNYYANALRYISGFGQRKAIDFLDSLQRLNEPLLARQQLITHNILHKTIFMNAAGFLYISWNEKRQRYEDLEHDQLDSTRIHPEDYHLATKVAADALEYEPDAIAEKEDQGTMSEFIEILREDPDKKMKLESLNLEAYAKELENKTGQRKLNNLNTIVLELLNGFEELRNDFHPLQGDEIFQTLTGETEKTFFKGSIIPVRVEFFRHNDIICITNSQVECVATAQQHSGAQYRRPANELYELGKTYPAKVVFIDYENITAEISLLEQDVKHKYVPFNYSKDPTIWDLKQELEDAEYEKKITMEEARAKRTHRVINHPYYFPFNGHQAEEYLRSKDRGDFVIRQSSRGDDHLAITWKLDKDLFQHIDIQELEKENPLALGRILVVEGQRYYDLDQIIVEYLQNKIRLLNEITSNEKFKTGNKKDVIKFIEDYSKVNPNRSVYYFSLNYEKPGWFYLMFKINSQSKLYTWNVRLTHTGYFLVNYNYPNVIQLCNGFKTLLKSNSSRSNGSGY
- the CTR1 gene encoding high-affinity Cu transporter CTR1 (similar to Saccharomyces cerevisiae CTR1 (YPR124W); ancestral locus Anc_3.459), whose product is MDMTMASEAMSSSISSSMSSSMAMAMSSAMDEINASMSSMMAMTMSGMSSSMGAMGSTATASAATSSSTSGMAMSGMDMGMDMDMEMNSYLTINYNKYPVLFKNLYADTNAKAFGIFVLIMVACFFYKFLLFTSWCLEVHWFKTWNKNDKKNDVNALRYPQQSAAQDGYLSDSTLYTPDIPRLPNILAEIFMPNVFEYGHDILRLVLTFCSTLLIYMLMLICMTFVLTYLFGVVLGLTLAEIFFNRCKLCLLKRWEIKKEIDRINKCPGSTNCECGRHKNTAPGTKACKANAPIQPFGSNSSNMSSQFSLDNDKDLNFEGKQDGCCCTVEQGSLKDETNEDRCECGDARDSISNELMGNVIPQQDQSDMMNSTLLPPEKVLK